A stretch of Pangasianodon hypophthalmus isolate fPanHyp1 chromosome 9, fPanHyp1.pri, whole genome shotgun sequence DNA encodes these proteins:
- the tph1a gene encoding tryptophan 5-hydroxylase 1a isoform X2 — MYSSKGEGPRRGRSFDSMNLGLCLEEKQLNNEENHVNLVHIESRKSKRRNSEFEILVDCDSNREQLSDIIQLLRKHVNVLELDVSDNRLPEESEMENVPWFPRKISDLDNCANRVLMYGSDLDADHPGFKDNVYRKRRKYFADLAMSYRHGNPIPRIEYTEEEVKTWGVVFRELNKLYPTHACREYLKNLPLLTKYCDYREDNIPQLEDISRFLKERTGFTIRPVAGYLSPRDFLAGLAFRVFHCTQYVRHSSDPLYTPEPDTCHELLGHVPLLAEPSFAQFSQEIGLASLGVSDDEVQKLATCYFFTVEFGLCKQEGKLRAYGAGLLSSISELKHALSGNACIMPFDPKVTCKQECIITTFQDVYFMSESFEVAKVKMREFAKTIKRPFTVRYNPYTQSVDVLKDTTSINCVVEELRHELDIVGDALNRLNKQSGI, encoded by the exons GAGAACCACGTCAACCTTGTGCACATCGAATCCCGAAAGTCCAAGAGGCGCAACTCGGAGTTTGAGATCTTGGTGGACTGCGACAGTAATCGCGAGCAGCTCAGTGATATCATCCAGCTGCTGCGTAAACACGTCAACGTGCTCGAGCTGGACGTGTCCGACAACCGACTACCTGAAGAGAGCG AAATGGAAAATGTACCCTGGTTTCCCAGGAAGATCTCTGATCTGGATAACTGTGCGAACCGTGTGCTGATGTATGGATCGGATCTGGATGCTGATCACCCG GGATTTAAGGACAACGTCTACCGCAAAAGGAGAAAATATTTTGCAGATCTGGCTATGAGTTACAGGCA CGGAAACCCCATTCCCCGAATTGAGTATACAGAGGAGGAGGTGAAAACATGGGGGGTCGTGTTCCGAGAGCTCAATAAGCTCTACCCTACTCACGCTTGCCGCGAGTATCTGAAAAATTTACCTCTGCTCACCAAGTACTGTGATTATCGCGAGGACAACATCCCACAGCTGGAGGACATCTCACGGTTCCTAAAAG AGCGTACAGGGTTCACCATAAGACCTGTGGCAGGATATCTCTCCCCAAGAGACTTCCTGGCAGGATTGGCTTTCCGTGTGTTCCACTGCACGCAGTACGTCCGGCATAGCTCAGACCCTCTCTACACACCTGAACC GGACACGTGTCATGAATTGCTGGGTCATGTGCCTCTTTTGGCCGAGCCCAGCTTCGCACAGTTCAGTCAGGAGATTGGACTTGCATCACTTGGAGTATCTGATGATGAAGTTCAGAAACTAGCCACT TGTTATTTCTTCACTGTGGAGTTTGGACTCTGTAAGCAGGAGGGGAAGCTGAGAGCATATGGTGCAGGCCTGCTGTCCTCCATCAGTGAGCTAAAG CATGCTCTGTCAGGGAACGCCTGCATCATGCCTTTTGACCCCAAAGTCACATGCAAACAGGAGTGCATTATAACAACATTCCAGGATGTCTATTTCATGTCAGAGAGCTTTGAGGTGGCCAAAGTCAAGATGAG GGAGTTTGCGAAGACAATCAAGCGACCATTTACGGTGCGTTATAACCCCTACACACAGAGTGTGGATGTGCTGAAGGACACGACCAGCATCAACTGTGTGGTGGAGGAGCTGAGACATGAGCTGGACATTGTGGGAGACGCTCTGAACAGACTCAATAAACAGTCAGGCATCTGA
- the tph1a gene encoding tryptophan 5-hydroxylase 1a isoform X1: protein MYSSKGEGPRRGRSFDSMNLGLCLEEKQLNNEMNKLTFPKIDENKDNKSVSGEKGHAAIVFTLKNEVGGLVKALKLFQENHVNLVHIESRKSKRRNSEFEILVDCDSNREQLSDIIQLLRKHVNVLELDVSDNRLPEESEMENVPWFPRKISDLDNCANRVLMYGSDLDADHPGFKDNVYRKRRKYFADLAMSYRHGNPIPRIEYTEEEVKTWGVVFRELNKLYPTHACREYLKNLPLLTKYCDYREDNIPQLEDISRFLKERTGFTIRPVAGYLSPRDFLAGLAFRVFHCTQYVRHSSDPLYTPEPDTCHELLGHVPLLAEPSFAQFSQEIGLASLGVSDDEVQKLATCYFFTVEFGLCKQEGKLRAYGAGLLSSISELKHALSGNACIMPFDPKVTCKQECIITTFQDVYFMSESFEVAKVKMREFAKTIKRPFTVRYNPYTQSVDVLKDTTSINCVVEELRHELDIVGDALNRLNKQSGI, encoded by the exons ATGAACAAATTGACATTTCCTAAGATTGATGAGAACAAAGATAACAAGAGTGTGTCTGGAGAAAAGGGTCATGCAGCTATAGTATTCACACTGAAGAACGAAGTCGGGGGGCTCgtcaaagcactgaaactgttCCAG GAGAACCACGTCAACCTTGTGCACATCGAATCCCGAAAGTCCAAGAGGCGCAACTCGGAGTTTGAGATCTTGGTGGACTGCGACAGTAATCGCGAGCAGCTCAGTGATATCATCCAGCTGCTGCGTAAACACGTCAACGTGCTCGAGCTGGACGTGTCCGACAACCGACTACCTGAAGAGAGCG AAATGGAAAATGTACCCTGGTTTCCCAGGAAGATCTCTGATCTGGATAACTGTGCGAACCGTGTGCTGATGTATGGATCGGATCTGGATGCTGATCACCCG GGATTTAAGGACAACGTCTACCGCAAAAGGAGAAAATATTTTGCAGATCTGGCTATGAGTTACAGGCA CGGAAACCCCATTCCCCGAATTGAGTATACAGAGGAGGAGGTGAAAACATGGGGGGTCGTGTTCCGAGAGCTCAATAAGCTCTACCCTACTCACGCTTGCCGCGAGTATCTGAAAAATTTACCTCTGCTCACCAAGTACTGTGATTATCGCGAGGACAACATCCCACAGCTGGAGGACATCTCACGGTTCCTAAAAG AGCGTACAGGGTTCACCATAAGACCTGTGGCAGGATATCTCTCCCCAAGAGACTTCCTGGCAGGATTGGCTTTCCGTGTGTTCCACTGCACGCAGTACGTCCGGCATAGCTCAGACCCTCTCTACACACCTGAACC GGACACGTGTCATGAATTGCTGGGTCATGTGCCTCTTTTGGCCGAGCCCAGCTTCGCACAGTTCAGTCAGGAGATTGGACTTGCATCACTTGGAGTATCTGATGATGAAGTTCAGAAACTAGCCACT TGTTATTTCTTCACTGTGGAGTTTGGACTCTGTAAGCAGGAGGGGAAGCTGAGAGCATATGGTGCAGGCCTGCTGTCCTCCATCAGTGAGCTAAAG CATGCTCTGTCAGGGAACGCCTGCATCATGCCTTTTGACCCCAAAGTCACATGCAAACAGGAGTGCATTATAACAACATTCCAGGATGTCTATTTCATGTCAGAGAGCTTTGAGGTGGCCAAAGTCAAGATGAG GGAGTTTGCGAAGACAATCAAGCGACCATTTACGGTGCGTTATAACCCCTACACACAGAGTGTGGATGTGCTGAAGGACACGACCAGCATCAACTGTGTGGTGGAGGAGCTGAGACATGAGCTGGACATTGTGGGAGACGCTCTGAACAGACTCAATAAACAGTCAGGCATCTGA